One window of the Streptomyces asoensis genome contains the following:
- a CDS encoding SUKH-4 family immunity protein, with protein sequence MGTTRTTTATTMIIFSEDELYPYVTHAPTRRWLTGPGLPATPGDGGLLTFEALRTDGLRTVGDSTGDPDGRLAAELRDRLVIGGLLGADGRETESVLLDGMTGEISTTYFLHDRPDLMDLRPLAPSLEKLVRFATAVDELAALRGQFACYASRLGPKAVAEASRQLLAVFEEGAKDTGGASGPFWKLAAVIRPLALVAGPGTTSGLALDLPVRLLDEEFGSGEVVRFEDVDCPRALTHAPTRRFLREVGLPEEVVWFSLETDMPLQTLAEYHADDRGGVLTEERLPANADRLIRLGHLLEETSLVVDGATGAVLSWSEPDLGLRPLNADISTLAFTLWLIRRERALDAVHRLTEAYDQLAETMSRTLAAVDPVACDPTPVPAVPTDDGRRYWPGVFEDEAGGGLYA encoded by the coding sequence ATGGGCACGACCAGGACCACCACCGCCACGACAATGATCATCTTCAGCGAGGACGAGCTGTACCCGTATGTCACGCACGCGCCGACGCGCCGCTGGCTCACCGGCCCCGGCCTGCCCGCGACTCCGGGCGACGGCGGCCTGTTGACGTTCGAGGCGCTGCGCACGGACGGCCTGCGCACGGTCGGGGACTCCACGGGCGACCCCGACGGCCGCCTGGCGGCGGAGCTGCGCGACCGGCTGGTGATAGGCGGGCTCCTGGGCGCCGACGGCCGGGAGACGGAGTCCGTCCTGCTCGACGGCATGACCGGCGAGATCTCCACGACGTACTTCCTGCACGACCGCCCCGACCTGATGGACCTCCGCCCGCTCGCGCCCTCCCTGGAGAAGCTGGTGCGCTTCGCGACGGCGGTGGACGAACTGGCGGCCCTGCGCGGCCAGTTCGCCTGCTACGCGAGCCGGCTCGGGCCGAAGGCGGTGGCGGAGGCGTCACGGCAGCTGCTGGCCGTCTTCGAGGAGGGCGCGAAGGACACGGGCGGCGCGTCCGGCCCCTTCTGGAAGCTGGCCGCGGTGATCCGCCCGCTGGCCCTGGTGGCGGGTCCGGGCACGACGTCCGGCCTGGCCCTGGATCTGCCGGTCCGTCTCCTGGACGAGGAGTTCGGCTCCGGCGAGGTCGTCCGCTTCGAGGACGTCGACTGCCCGCGGGCGCTCACGCACGCCCCGACCCGCCGCTTCCTGCGCGAGGTGGGCCTGCCGGAGGAGGTCGTCTGGTTCTCGCTGGAGACGGACATGCCGCTCCAGACCCTCGCCGAGTACCACGCGGACGACCGCGGCGGCGTCCTCACCGAGGAGCGGCTGCCCGCGAACGCCGACCGGCTGATCCGCCTGGGCCATCTCCTCGAGGAGACCAGCCTGGTCGTCGACGGCGCCACGGGCGCGGTGCTGAGCTGGAGCGAGCCGGATCTCGGCCTGCGCCCGCTCAACGCCGACATCTCGACGCTGGCGTTCACCCTCTGGCTGATCCGCCGTGAGCGGGCCCTGGACGCGGTGCACCGGCTGACCGAGGCCTACGACCAGCTCGCCGAGACGATGTCCCGCACCCTGGCCGCGGTCGACCCGGTCGCCTGCGACCCGACCCCGGTCCCGGCCGTCCCCACGGACGACGGCCGGCGGTACTGGCCGGGCGTCTTCGAGGACGAGGCGGGCGGGGGCCTGTACGCGTAG
- a CDS encoding xanthine dehydrogenase family protein molybdopterin-binding subunit has translation MSNETVTATTPVDPAPASEPIPHGLGASLQPADARAKTEGTFPYAADLWAEGLLWAAVLRSPHPHARIVSIDTSHAREMPGVRAVVTHEDVPGRALHGRGKADRPVFASDVVRHHGEPIAAVAADHPDTARMAAAAVIVEYEVLDPVIDPEQAFEAEALHPDGNLIRHIPLHHGDPSAAGEVVVEGQYRIGRADPAPIGAEAGLAVPRPDGGVELYLASTDPHTDRDTAAACYGLEPERVKIVVTGVPGATADREDQGFQLPLGLLALKTGCPVKLTATREESFLGHVHRHPTLLRYRHHADADGRLVKVEAQILLDAGAYADTSAEALAAAVSFACGPYVVPNAFIEGWAVRTNNPPSGHVRGEGAMQVCAAYEAQMDKLAKKLGVDPAELRLRNAMATGDVLPTGQTVTCPAPVAELLQAVQEFPLPALPKDTPEEDWLLPGGPEGAGEPGAVRRGVGYGLGMVHMLGAEGADEVSTATVKVQDGVATVLCAAVETGQGFTTLARQIVQETLGVDEVHVAPVDTDQPPAGPGCRGRHTWVSGGAVERAAKMVRTQLLQPLAHKFGMSTELLQITDGKITSYDGVLSTTVTEEMQGKELWATAQCRPHPTEPLDAAGQGDAFVGLAFCAIRAVVDVDIELGSVRVVELAVAQDVGRILNPAQLTARIEAGVTQGVGIALTENLRTPRGLIRHPDLTGYALPTALDAPDIRIVKLVEERDVVAPFGAKAASAVPVVTSPAAIASAVRAATGRPVNRLPIRPQAAVVTDR, from the coding sequence GTGAGCAACGAGACAGTCACCGCGACGACGCCCGTGGATCCCGCCCCGGCCTCCGAGCCGATCCCGCACGGCCTCGGCGCCTCCTTGCAGCCCGCCGACGCGCGCGCCAAGACGGAGGGCACCTTCCCGTACGCGGCCGACCTGTGGGCCGAGGGTCTGCTGTGGGCGGCCGTGCTGCGCTCGCCGCACCCGCACGCGCGCATCGTGTCCATCGACACGTCACACGCGCGTGAGATGCCCGGCGTCCGGGCCGTCGTCACCCACGAGGACGTCCCCGGCCGCGCCCTGCACGGCCGCGGCAAGGCCGACCGCCCGGTGTTCGCCTCCGACGTCGTACGCCACCACGGCGAGCCCATCGCGGCCGTCGCCGCCGACCACCCGGACACCGCGCGGATGGCAGCGGCGGCCGTCATCGTCGAGTACGAGGTGCTCGACCCGGTGATCGACCCCGAGCAGGCCTTCGAGGCGGAGGCGCTGCACCCCGACGGCAACCTGATCCGGCACATCCCGCTGCACCACGGCGACCCGTCCGCGGCCGGCGAGGTCGTCGTCGAGGGCCAGTACCGCATCGGCCGCGCCGACCCCGCCCCGATCGGCGCCGAGGCCGGCCTCGCCGTGCCCCGACCCGACGGCGGTGTGGAGCTCTACCTCGCCTCCACCGACCCGCACACCGACCGGGACACCGCCGCCGCCTGCTACGGCCTCGAACCCGAGCGCGTGAAGATCGTCGTCACCGGAGTGCCCGGCGCCACCGCCGACCGCGAGGACCAGGGCTTCCAGCTCCCGCTCGGCCTGCTCGCGCTGAAGACCGGCTGCCCGGTGAAACTCACGGCCACGCGCGAGGAGTCCTTCCTCGGCCACGTCCACAGACATCCGACGCTGCTGCGCTACCGCCACCACGCCGACGCCGACGGCCGGCTGGTGAAGGTCGAGGCGCAGATCCTGCTGGACGCGGGCGCGTACGCCGACACCTCCGCCGAGGCCCTGGCCGCCGCCGTCTCCTTCGCCTGCGGCCCCTACGTCGTCCCGAACGCCTTCATCGAGGGCTGGGCGGTCCGCACGAACAACCCGCCGTCGGGCCATGTCCGCGGCGAGGGCGCGATGCAGGTCTGCGCCGCCTACGAGGCGCAGATGGACAAGCTGGCGAAGAAGCTCGGCGTCGACCCGGCGGAGCTGCGGCTGCGCAACGCCATGGCGACCGGGGACGTCCTGCCGACCGGCCAGACGGTGACCTGCCCGGCCCCCGTGGCCGAACTACTCCAGGCCGTCCAGGAGTTCCCCCTCCCGGCGCTCCCCAAGGACACGCCCGAGGAGGACTGGCTGCTGCCCGGCGGCCCCGAGGGCGCGGGCGAACCGGGCGCGGTGCGCCGGGGCGTCGGCTACGGCCTCGGCATGGTGCACATGCTGGGCGCGGAGGGCGCCGACGAGGTCTCCACGGCGACCGTGAAGGTCCAGGACGGCGTCGCGACGGTCCTGTGCGCGGCGGTGGAGACGGGCCAGGGCTTCACGACGCTGGCCCGCCAGATCGTCCAGGAGACGCTGGGTGTCGACGAGGTCCACGTGGCCCCGGTCGACACCGACCAGCCGCCCGCCGGCCCCGGCTGCCGGGGCCGCCACACATGGGTCTCGGGCGGCGCGGTGGAGCGCGCGGCGAAGATGGTCCGCACGCAGTTGCTCCAGCCCCTGGCGCACAAGTTCGGCATGTCCACGGAGCTGCTCCAGATCACGGACGGCAAGATCACCTCGTACGACGGCGTCCTGTCGACGACCGTCACGGAGGAGATGCAGGGCAAGGAGCTGTGGGCGACGGCCCAGTGCCGCCCGCACCCGACCGAGCCGCTGGACGCGGCCGGCCAGGGTGACGCCTTCGTCGGCCTCGCCTTCTGCGCGATCCGCGCGGTCGTGGACGTCGACATCGAGCTCGGCTCGGTCCGGGTCGTCGAACTGGCGGTCGCCCAGGACGTCGGCCGGATCCTCAACCCGGCGCAGCTCACCGCGCGCATCGAGGCCGGTGTGACGCAGGGCGTCGGCATCGCGCTCACCGAGAACCTCCGCACGCCGAGGGGCCTGATCCGCCACCCCGACCTCACCGGCTATGCGCTGCCCACCGCCCTGGACGCCCCGGACATCCGGATCGTCAAGCTGGTCGAGGAACGCGATGTGGTCGCCCCGTTCGGGGCGAAGGCCGCCAGCGCGGTCCCGGTGGTGACCTCTCCCGCGGCGATCGCCTCCGCCGTGCGCGCCGCGACGGGCCGCCCGGTGAACCGGCTGCCGATAAGGCCCCAGGCGGCGGTGGTGACGGACCGGTGA
- a CDS encoding 2Fe-2S iron-sulfur cluster-binding protein — protein sequence MSDDQHGPGHGHGQEDGQGQGAPQGGGRWDPLPQGDYDDGATAFVKLPEGGIDAFLAARGDSPLAAPGHGYVPPQIAVAPPTDGSGTWAAPAGGSDWPAPQGTPQTVGDDRFTYHPGATGQWAFEDTSGPSGAPGSAPGHDVTGQWSIPVAGGDLPDESGEFTTSSLVEQWGGTPPATLPGGASAPWATEPAGPTDHGVQDHGVQDQVWGQHAGEADTAVRPATDLPAFGHAPEHGPMAVDPDRHHPAAEHTGQHTHPTGAFAPEISAEAYTVAPNRPPEAAGRDAQRAAEAEEAAEGSGNAEHAHEAAHEPAEAAHGPAEPPAEPAAPHGAARGPAETPEDRSAAADAPHDPEADAAPDTASQRSAEAAESAEPDGPAEETDDAPAPLHEEHPLAGYVLRVNGSDRPVTDAWIGESLLYVLRERLGLAGAKDGCSQGECGACNVQVDGRLVASCLVPAVTTAGSEIRTVEGLAVDGQPSDVQRALAKCGAVQCGFCVPGMAMTVHDLLEGNPAPTELEARQALCGNLCRCSGYRGVLRAVQDVVAEREAVAAADAETDGDEARIPHQAGPGAGGVHPSAFENPAQPHPHDPAYGQGQDGGQA from the coding sequence GTGAGCGACGACCAGCACGGACCCGGACACGGACACGGACAGGAAGACGGGCAGGGCCAGGGCGCGCCGCAGGGCGGCGGCCGCTGGGACCCGCTGCCCCAGGGGGACTACGACGACGGCGCGACCGCCTTCGTGAAGCTCCCCGAGGGCGGCATCGACGCCTTCCTGGCCGCCCGCGGCGACAGCCCGCTCGCCGCGCCGGGTCACGGGTACGTGCCGCCGCAGATAGCGGTGGCGCCCCCCACGGACGGCAGCGGAACGTGGGCGGCCCCGGCCGGCGGCTCCGACTGGCCCGCTCCGCAGGGCACCCCGCAGACGGTGGGCGACGACCGGTTCACGTACCACCCCGGCGCGACCGGGCAGTGGGCCTTCGAGGACACCTCCGGGCCGTCGGGCGCACCGGGGTCCGCGCCCGGCCACGACGTGACGGGCCAGTGGTCGATCCCCGTCGCGGGCGGCGACCTGCCCGACGAGTCGGGCGAGTTCACCACCTCGTCCCTGGTCGAGCAGTGGGGCGGCACGCCCCCGGCCACCCTGCCCGGCGGCGCGTCCGCGCCCTGGGCGACGGAACCGGCCGGCCCGACGGACCACGGCGTGCAGGACCACGGCGTGCAGGACCAGGTGTGGGGGCAGCACGCCGGCGAGGCCGACACGGCCGTGCGGCCGGCGACGGACCTGCCCGCGTTCGGGCACGCGCCGGAGCACGGCCCGATGGCCGTGGACCCCGACCGGCACCACCCCGCCGCCGAGCACACCGGGCAGCACACGCACCCGACCGGGGCATTCGCCCCGGAGATCTCCGCCGAGGCGTACACGGTGGCCCCGAACAGGCCTCCGGAGGCCGCCGGGCGAGACGCTCAGCGGGCCGCTGAGGCCGAAGAGGCCGCCGAGGGGTCCGGGAACGCCGAGCACGCCCACGAGGCCGCTCACGAGCCCGCTGAGGCCGCCCACGGCCCCGCGGAGCCGCCCGCCGAACCCGCCGCCCCGCACGGAGCCGCACGCGGCCCGGCCGAGACGCCCGAGGACCGGTCCGCCGCCGCGGACGCCCCGCACGATCCCGAGGCGGACGCGGCCCCCGACACCGCCTCCCAACGGTCCGCCGAGGCCGCCGAGTCGGCTGAGCCCGACGGGCCCGCCGAGGAGACGGACGACGCGCCGGCGCCGTTGCACGAGGAACACCCCCTCGCCGGCTACGTGCTGCGCGTCAACGGCTCCGACCGCCCCGTCACCGACGCCTGGATCGGCGAGTCGCTGCTCTACGTCCTGCGCGAGCGGCTCGGCCTCGCGGGCGCCAAGGACGGCTGCTCGCAGGGTGAGTGCGGAGCCTGCAACGTCCAGGTCGACGGACGGCTCGTCGCCTCCTGCCTGGTCCCGGCCGTCACCACCGCAGGCAGCGAGATCCGCACCGTCGAGGGCCTGGCCGTCGACGGACAGCCCTCGGACGTGCAGCGGGCGCTCGCCAAGTGCGGGGCCGTGCAGTGCGGCTTCTGCGTGCCCGGCATGGCGATGACCGTGCACGACCTCCTGGAGGGCAACCCGGCGCCCACCGAACTGGAGGCCCGCCAGGCCCTGTGCGGCAACCTGTGCCGCTGCTCCGGCTACCGGGGCGTCCTGCGGGCCGTCCAGGACGTCGTCGCCGAACGCGAGGCGGTCGCCGCCGCCGACGCCGAGACGGACGGCGACGAGGCACGTATTCCGCACCAGGCGGGACCGGGCGCCGGAGGCGTCCACCCGTCGGCGTTCGAGAACCCTGCACAGCCCCACCCGCATGACCCGGCATACGGACAGGGCCAGGACGGAGGCCAGGCGTGA
- a CDS encoding FAD binding domain-containing protein, with protein sequence MTTHAPQAGQAVTLPTTLDEAVAALAAMPAAVPVAGGTDLMAAVNSGQLRPTGLVGLGRISEIRGWQYQDGHALLGAGLTHARMGRPDFAALIPALAAAARAAGPPQIRNAGTLGGNIASAAPTGDALPVLAALEATLIIAGPGGARREMPVSHLLAGMEMLRGGELIGYVRVPLLHAPQIFLKATGRTGPGRAVASVALVLDPARRGVRCAVGAIAPMPLRPLEAEQWVARLIDWDNNRTIVPEALTAFGEYVAAACIPDPVPGVDGSVPELPPAVLHLRRTVAALARRALGRALS encoded by the coding sequence TTGACCACGCACGCACCGCAGGCGGGGCAGGCCGTCACGCTGCCCACGACGCTGGACGAGGCCGTGGCGGCGCTGGCCGCCATGCCCGCCGCCGTGCCCGTGGCCGGCGGCACCGACCTGATGGCCGCCGTCAACTCGGGGCAGCTCAGGCCCACCGGACTGGTCGGTCTCGGCCGCATCAGCGAGATCCGCGGCTGGCAGTACCAGGACGGCCACGCGCTGCTCGGCGCCGGACTCACCCACGCGCGTATGGGCCGTCCCGACTTCGCCGCGCTGATCCCGGCGCTCGCCGCGGCCGCGCGCGCGGCGGGCCCGCCGCAGATCCGCAACGCGGGCACCCTCGGCGGCAACATCGCCTCGGCCGCTCCCACGGGCGACGCGCTGCCCGTGCTGGCCGCGCTGGAGGCGACCCTGATCATCGCGGGCCCGGGTGGAGCCCGCCGTGAGATGCCGGTGTCGCACCTGCTGGCCGGCATGGAGATGCTGCGCGGCGGCGAACTCATCGGGTACGTGCGCGTGCCGCTGCTGCACGCCCCGCAGATCTTCCTGAAGGCGACCGGCCGCACCGGCCCGGGCCGCGCGGTGGCCTCCGTGGCGCTGGTCCTCGACCCCGCCCGGCGTGGCGTCAGGTGCGCCGTCGGGGCCATAGCGCCGATGCCGCTGCGGCCCCTGGAGGCCGAGCAGTGGGTCGCCCGGCTCATCGACTGGGACAACAACCGCACCATCGTCCCCGAGGCGCTGACCGCCTTCGGGGAGTACGTCGCCGCCGCCTGCATCCCCGACCCGGTGCCGGGCGTGGACGGCTCCGTACCGGAACTTCCGCCCGCCGTACTGCACCTGCGGCGCACTGTCGCCGCGCTGGCCCGACGAGCACTGGGGAGGGCGCTGTCGTGA
- a CDS encoding beta-N-acetylhexosaminidase gives MPSAFDLVELVPVPRAVNGPKRCGVVIDENITVWAAPGTEGTERWLRATLGAAFGVPLRPGPQGVRDSVQLCLDDTMEPEAYKLSVLATWGIEIRGGSPAGVFWGAQTLRQLLGRHAFRRAPVRPGIMYGIPHQIIEDAPRFRWRGLMLDVARHFMPKDGVLRYLDLMAAHKLNVFHFHLTDDQGWRIEIERYPRLTEVGSWRARTKFGHRASPLWEEKPHGGFYTQDDIREIVAYAAERHITVVPEIDVPGHSQAAIAAYPELGNTDVIDTTALSVWDTWGINPNVLAPTDNTLRFYEGVFEELLELFPSEFIHVGGDECPKDQWRQSPAAQARIRELGLAGEDQLQSWFIRHFDKWLSARGRRLIGWDEILEGGLADGAAVSSWRGYAGGIAAARAGHDVVMCPEQQVYLDHRQDGGADEPVPIGFVRTLEDVYRFEPVPSELTPKEAGHVLGTQANLWTEVMEDPARVDYQAFPRLAAFAEVAWSALPAPEERDFADFERRMEAHYERLDALGVGYRPPAGPRPWQRRPGVLGRPIDGAPPNR, from the coding sequence GTGCCTTCTGCATTCGACCTCGTCGAACTCGTCCCCGTGCCGCGCGCCGTCAACGGCCCCAAGCGCTGCGGTGTCGTCATCGACGAGAACATCACCGTATGGGCCGCGCCCGGCACGGAGGGCACCGAACGCTGGCTGCGCGCCACCCTCGGCGCGGCCTTCGGTGTGCCCCTGCGACCCGGCCCGCAGGGCGTCCGCGACTCCGTACAGCTGTGTCTGGACGACACGATGGAGCCGGAGGCGTACAAACTGAGCGTCCTCGCCACCTGGGGCATCGAGATCCGCGGCGGAAGCCCGGCCGGCGTCTTCTGGGGCGCGCAGACGCTGCGTCAGCTGCTCGGCCGGCACGCCTTCCGGCGCGCCCCCGTGCGGCCGGGGATCATGTACGGCATCCCGCACCAGATCATCGAGGACGCCCCCCGCTTCCGCTGGCGCGGCCTCATGCTCGACGTCGCCCGGCACTTCATGCCCAAGGACGGCGTCCTGCGCTACCTGGACCTGATGGCGGCGCACAAACTCAACGTCTTCCACTTCCATCTGACGGACGACCAGGGCTGGCGGATCGAGATCGAGCGGTACCCCCGGCTGACCGAGGTCGGTTCCTGGCGGGCGCGCACGAAATTCGGCCACCGGGCCTCACCGCTGTGGGAGGAGAAGCCGCACGGTGGCTTCTACACGCAGGACGACATCCGGGAGATCGTCGCCTACGCCGCCGAGCGGCATATCACCGTCGTCCCCGAAATCGACGTCCCCGGCCACTCGCAGGCCGCGATCGCCGCGTATCCGGAACTCGGCAACACCGACGTCATCGACACGACCGCCCTCTCCGTGTGGGACACCTGGGGGATCAATCCCAACGTACTCGCCCCCACCGACAACACCCTGCGCTTCTACGAGGGGGTCTTCGAGGAACTGCTGGAGCTGTTCCCCTCGGAGTTCATTCACGTCGGGGGTGACGAATGCCCCAAGGACCAGTGGCGGCAGTCGCCGGCCGCGCAGGCCCGCATCAGGGAACTCGGACTCGCCGGCGAGGACCAGCTCCAGTCCTGGTTCATCCGGCACTTCGACAAGTGGCTCTCCGCGCGCGGGCGTCGGCTCATCGGCTGGGACGAGATCCTGGAGGGCGGGCTCGCGGACGGGGCGGCCGTGTCGTCCTGGCGTGGCTACGCGGGCGGGATCGCCGCCGCGCGGGCCGGGCACGACGTCGTGATGTGCCCCGAGCAGCAGGTGTACCTGGACCACCGGCAGGACGGCGGCGCGGACGAGCCCGTGCCGATCGGGTTCGTGCGCACCCTGGAGGACGTCTACCGGTTCGAACCCGTTCCCTCGGAGCTGACACCGAAGGAGGCGGGGCATGTGCTCGGCACGCAGGCCAACCTGTGGACCGAGGTGATGGAGGACCCCGCGCGCGTGGACTACCAGGCCTTCCCCCGGCTCGCCGCCTTCGCCGAGGTCGCCTGGAGCGCCCTGCCCGCCCCGGAGGAGCGGGACTTCGCCGACTTCGAGCGACGGATGGAGGCCCACTACGAGCGGCTCGACGCGCTGGGCGTCGGCTACCGCCCGCCGGCCGGCCCCAGGCCGTGGCAGCGGCGGCCGGGTGTCCTGGGGCGCCCGATCGACGGCGCGCCCCCGAACCGGTGA
- a CDS encoding carbohydrate ABC transporter permease: MTLVRGLVTRPWRFAAEACALLVAVVVAFPLYWMVLGAFKPAGEIRSSEPRPWTLAPSLDSFRRVFGQQEFGRYFLNSLVVAGAVVIASGVIAFLAATAVTRFRFRFRTTLLIMFLVAQMVPVEALTIPLFFLMRDFGQLNTLGSLILPHIAFSLPFAIWMLRGFVKAVPEALEEAAYLDGASRTRFLWQILFPLVLPGLVATSVFSFISAWNDFLFAKSFIISDTSQSTLPMALLVFYKPDDPDWGGVMAGSTVMTIPVLVFFVLVQRRLVSGLGGAVKD; encoded by the coding sequence GTGACTCTTGTGCGGGGTCTCGTGACCCGTCCGTGGCGGTTCGCCGCCGAGGCCTGCGCGCTGCTGGTCGCGGTGGTCGTCGCCTTCCCGCTCTACTGGATGGTGCTGGGCGCGTTCAAACCGGCCGGGGAGATCCGCTCGAGCGAGCCGCGACCGTGGACGCTCGCGCCCTCTCTGGATTCCTTCCGCCGCGTCTTCGGGCAGCAGGAATTCGGCCGCTACTTCCTCAACAGCCTTGTCGTGGCGGGCGCGGTGGTGATCGCCTCCGGAGTGATCGCGTTTCTCGCCGCGACCGCCGTGACCCGATTCCGGTTCCGCTTCCGCACCACCCTGCTGATCATGTTCCTGGTGGCCCAGATGGTGCCCGTGGAGGCGCTGACGATCCCGTTGTTCTTCCTCATGCGGGACTTCGGCCAGTTGAACACCCTGGGCTCCCTGATCCTGCCTCACATCGCCTTCTCACTGCCCTTCGCGATCTGGATGCTGAGAGGGTTCGTGAAAGCGGTTCCGGAGGCGCTGGAGGAGGCCGCGTACCTCGACGGGGCGAGCCGGACGCGCTTTCTGTGGCAGATCCTTTTCCCGCTCGTCCTGCCGGGTCTGGTGGCCACGAGCGTGTTTTCCTTCATCTCGGCCTGGAACGACTTCCTGTTCGCCAAGTCCTTCATCATCAGCGACACCTCGCAGTCGACCCTCCCGATGGCCCTGCTGGTCTTCTACAAGCCGGACGACCCCGACTGGGGCGGCGTGATGGCCGGCTCCACGGTCATGACGATTCCCGTTCTGGTGTTCTTCGTACTCGTACAGCGACGGCTGGTCTCCGGGCTGGGCGGAGCGGTAAAGGACTGA
- a CDS encoding carbohydrate ABC transporter permease, translated as MTPNSPGVEVRGRPPAGRGRSRPRGDSRTSDAAPRPRAGRGGRRQTVPWLYLAPALVVLAALLAYPVYQLGLISLFRYTQAQVSGGEPTAFRGFGNYADVFSDDQFWQVLLSTVVFAAACVVSTLAVGCALAVLLTRVRAVPRLALMLAAMGAWATPAVTGSTVWLFLFDPDFGPVNRLLGLGDHSWTYGRFSAFFLVLLEVVWCSFPFVMVTVYAGIRSVPSEVLEAAALDGASQWRIWRSVLAPMLRPILVVVTIQSVIWDFKVFTQIYVMTNGGGIAGQNLVLNVYAYQQAFASSQYGLGSAIGVVMLLILLAVTLVYLRLLRRQGEEL; from the coding sequence GTGACGCCCAACAGCCCGGGGGTCGAGGTTCGTGGGCGACCGCCGGCCGGACGTGGCCGGTCGCGCCCACGCGGCGACAGCCGCACATCCGATGCGGCCCCGCGCCCCCGGGCCGGTCGTGGCGGGCGGCGTCAAACGGTGCCCTGGCTCTACCTCGCGCCCGCTCTCGTCGTCCTTGCCGCGCTGCTGGCCTACCCCGTCTACCAGCTCGGCCTGATCTCGCTCTTCCGCTACACCCAGGCCCAGGTCAGCGGCGGGGAGCCGACCGCCTTCCGGGGCTTCGGCAACTACGCGGACGTCTTCTCCGACGACCAGTTCTGGCAGGTGCTCCTGTCGACGGTCGTCTTCGCGGCGGCCTGTGTGGTCTCCACCCTCGCCGTCGGCTGCGCGCTCGCCGTGCTCCTCACGCGCGTGCGTGCCGTGCCGCGGCTCGCGCTGATGCTGGCCGCGATGGGCGCCTGGGCGACCCCCGCGGTCACCGGCTCGACGGTCTGGCTGTTCCTGTTCGACCCCGACTTCGGCCCGGTGAACCGGCTGCTGGGCCTCGGCGACCACTCATGGACGTACGGCCGCTTCAGCGCCTTCTTCCTCGTCCTGCTCGAAGTGGTCTGGTGCTCCTTCCCGTTCGTGATGGTCACCGTCTACGCCGGGATCCGCTCCGTGCCGTCCGAGGTCCTGGAGGCGGCGGCCCTGGACGGCGCCTCGCAGTGGCGGATCTGGCGGTCCGTGCTGGCCCCGATGCTGCGGCCGATCCTCGTGGTCGTCACCATCCAGTCGGTCATCTGGGACTTCAAGGTCTTCACCCAGATCTATGTGATGACGAACGGGGGCGGCATCGCCGGGCAGAACCTCGTCCTGAACGTCTACGCCTACCAACAGGCCTTCGCGTCCTCGCAGTACGGCCTCGGCTCGGCGATCGGCGTCGTGATGCTGCTGATCCTGCTCGCCGTCACGCTGGTGTACCTGCGGCTGCTGCGCCGGCAGGGGGAGGAGCTGTGA